A section of the Pediococcus inopinatus genome encodes:
- a CDS encoding MMPL family transporter has product MHKFVKSHGISLIIWIGIILISVISLPNIDQLVRSHAETKIPSSAQSQIANRIQSKWGYGQGNTTQVVAIFNNGNKKLNADQKENIDSTINYLQDNKKKFGIKAVTAPNDNVYTRKQLISKDKTTQLVQLSVSKSHGSYKKIDKELTKAVKTPGVKAYITGGDILNEKFSEATQEGVKKTEIIAAIFIFIVLILVFQSPIVPMISVFTVGVAFITTLSIVTNLVSRVNFPFSNFTEVFIVVVLFGIGTDYNILLYEQFKEELSKGEDRHTASRKATRTAGRTILYSGSSVFIGFCALTFAKFSIYKSALGVAIGVAVLVAVLLTLNQFFMSLLGKKMFWPSKKFGGHSRSKMWHALANSSILHPIIALVLVLLLTVPFVVTGTGTLDYNDLDELSDTLPEKVGFNVVKDHFSPGTAEPSTLYIRSNKKLDNEQTLKLVDQITRQLQNDKGVKTVASATQPGGSPIAKLYVKGQVKTVTTGIDEAHSGLNTIGKGLTSASDQLGATNMSSGLNSVQKLIAGTEVLRDGSLKVTDGANQLASGATQISSGVSQMSSKMSPLITGLNQYTGGVNTLSSGLSTLNANSGQLSGGSQQLLTSAQQLSTGVSTLNSAALSIDTQLDGLQQTLNSGNTAMSQLNGLGDKVKQLNTLAQSQSAINSLEQLAPLNSAKKNLASVNSSFASLSKVSDGLTSAATDSAKAAASNTEALKTLYGPGGLDQSTMSAGDKQKLATAKSQITAGAKAAGDTLSGLSSVQTQVASLKKELDAVNIDSNTISELNKLTSVMKQAETLMNSTNISTAQLNQLTALGSQLQAASGSISKLKQFTAGVEQLNTQVNKDSALVNGVSKLNNGINTYANSVQLASSGASTLAGKSSELTGGVGQLTSGMGTLTSSLNQLSTGANSLASSTPALTSGLNQEVTGQKQMYSTLKGLSGKVDTLQSGLKTAAKGTKTIGSGMTSANDYLGGMGDSSVGKTFYIPKAQLHGKTFKPVLKSYYSEDRKATKLTIVLDSDPSSSASMAKVKDLQKQVKDDLRGTDLKDATVAIGGQTAQTADINKTASSDFTRTAAIMIIGILIALVFVTRSILMPFYIIGTLLLAYFSSLGITKAFSNIVLGQPMLTWNTPFFGFIMIIALGVDYSIFLMMRYRDFNKDLKPSARIIEASGVIGAVVLSAMIILSGTFASMIPSGVLTLIQVAMVVIIGLIILIIIIPVLLPSLIKLTYEGISFKKKDKKNNKH; this is encoded by the coding sequence ATGCACAAGTTTGTAAAAAGCCATGGCATCTCACTAATCATTTGGATTGGAATTATTTTGATTAGTGTAATTAGTTTGCCGAACATCGATCAATTGGTTAGATCGCATGCGGAAACTAAGATACCTAGTTCTGCGCAAAGCCAAATTGCGAATCGAATTCAGTCCAAGTGGGGATATGGACAAGGGAACACGACACAAGTGGTTGCCATTTTTAATAATGGTAATAAAAAGTTAAACGCGGATCAAAAAGAAAACATTGACAGCACTATCAATTATTTACAGGATAATAAGAAAAAATTCGGGATTAAGGCAGTTACCGCTCCGAACGACAACGTTTATACTCGGAAACAACTTATTTCTAAAGATAAAACAACGCAGTTAGTGCAGTTATCTGTATCAAAATCACACGGATCCTATAAAAAAATTGATAAAGAGCTAACTAAGGCGGTTAAAACACCAGGAGTGAAAGCTTACATTACTGGTGGAGATATTTTAAATGAAAAGTTCTCTGAAGCGACTCAGGAAGGCGTTAAGAAAACTGAAATTATTGCGGCAATTTTCATTTTTATTGTCTTAATTTTAGTCTTCCAGTCACCAATCGTTCCTATGATTTCGGTCTTTACCGTTGGGGTTGCGTTTATTACAACCTTATCGATTGTGACCAATTTAGTATCTCGGGTTAACTTCCCATTTTCAAACTTTACCGAAGTCTTTATCGTCGTGGTACTGTTTGGGATTGGGACCGATTATAATATTCTGTTGTATGAGCAGTTTAAAGAGGAACTAAGCAAAGGTGAAGATCGGCATACGGCTAGCCGCAAAGCAACACGGACTGCTGGGAGAACCATCTTATATAGTGGTTCTTCAGTATTTATTGGATTCTGCGCACTTACATTTGCGAAGTTCTCAATTTATAAATCAGCTTTAGGTGTGGCAATCGGGGTTGCTGTATTAGTCGCTGTATTACTGACGCTAAACCAATTCTTTATGAGCTTACTAGGCAAAAAGATGTTCTGGCCTTCTAAGAAGTTTGGTGGACACTCGAGAAGTAAGATGTGGCATGCATTGGCTAATTCGTCAATTTTGCATCCCATCATTGCTTTGGTTTTAGTTTTACTGTTAACTGTCCCATTTGTTGTGACAGGGACAGGAACGCTAGATTACAATGATTTAGATGAATTGAGCGATACGTTACCTGAAAAAGTTGGATTTAATGTTGTTAAGGATCATTTTTCTCCTGGGACAGCAGAACCTTCAACTTTATATATTCGTTCAAACAAGAAGTTAGATAATGAACAGACCTTAAAACTCGTCGACCAAATCACCCGTCAACTTCAAAATGACAAGGGTGTAAAGACCGTTGCATCAGCTACACAACCAGGTGGATCACCAATTGCGAAGTTATACGTAAAGGGTCAAGTTAAGACGGTCACAACCGGAATTGATGAGGCTCATAGTGGCCTTAATACCATTGGTAAGGGATTAACTAGTGCTTCTGATCAATTGGGTGCAACTAACATGAGTAGCGGCTTAAACAGCGTACAAAAGTTAATTGCCGGTACTGAAGTTTTACGTGATGGTTCACTTAAAGTAACAGATGGTGCAAACCAATTAGCAAGTGGGGCAACACAAATTTCTTCAGGCGTTTCTCAAATGAGTAGCAAGATGTCGCCATTGATTACTGGACTAAACCAGTATACGGGCGGTGTGAACACACTTAGTTCTGGATTAAGTACACTGAATGCTAATTCAGGTCAATTATCAGGTGGATCACAACAATTGTTAACTTCAGCACAACAGCTTTCAACGGGAGTTTCGACGTTGAACAGTGCAGCACTTAGTATTGATACTCAGTTGGATGGTTTACAACAAACACTTAACTCGGGCAATACTGCTATGAGCCAATTAAATGGCTTGGGTGATAAGGTTAAACAATTAAACACATTAGCACAATCACAAAGTGCCATTAACAGTCTTGAACAGTTAGCACCATTAAACTCAGCAAAGAAGAATTTAGCTTCTGTAAATAGTTCATTTGCAAGTTTAAGTAAGGTCTCAGATGGTCTCACTTCTGCAGCAACTGATTCAGCAAAAGCAGCTGCATCCAATACAGAGGCACTTAAAACTTTGTATGGCCCAGGAGGCCTAGATCAGAGCACAATGTCCGCAGGCGATAAGCAAAAGTTAGCAACAGCAAAATCACAAATTACTGCTGGTGCTAAGGCAGCTGGAGATACTTTAAGTGGACTTTCCAGTGTTCAAACTCAAGTTGCTAGTTTAAAAAAGGAATTGGATGCAGTTAATATCGATTCCAATACAATTAGCGAATTGAATAAGTTAACTTCTGTCATGAAACAGGCTGAAACGTTGATGAACTCAACCAATATCAGCACAGCGCAGTTAAATCAATTAACAGCGCTTGGTTCACAATTGCAGGCAGCTTCAGGGAGTATTTCGAAGTTGAAGCAATTTACAGCTGGGGTTGAACAGTTGAATACGCAAGTTAATAAAGATTCCGCATTGGTTAACGGTGTTTCTAAGTTAAACAACGGAATTAATACCTATGCTAATAGCGTTCAGTTGGCTTCCAGTGGTGCTTCCACATTAGCTGGTAAGAGCAGTGAGCTTACTGGTGGGGTTGGTCAATTAACTAGCGGCATGGGCACTCTTACAAGCAGTTTGAATCAACTTTCAACTGGTGCAAATAGTTTGGCAAGTTCAACACCTGCCTTAACTAGCGGCCTTAATCAAGAAGTTACTGGACAAAAGCAAATGTACAGTACTTTGAAGGGGTTATCTGGTAAGGTAGATACGCTTCAATCTGGTTTGAAGACTGCTGCCAAAGGAACTAAGACAATTGGTTCTGGCATGACTTCTGCAAACGACTATCTTGGTGGGATGGGTGATTCCTCAGTTGGAAAGACCTTCTACATTCCAAAAGCGCAATTGCATGGTAAAACATTCAAACCTGTGCTTAAGTCCTACTATTCAGAAGATCGCAAAGCAACTAAGCTAACAATTGTGCTTGATTCAGATCCAAGTTCAAGTGCATCGATGGCCAAAGTTAAAGATCTTCAAAAGCAGGTTAAAGATGATCTTCGTGGGACCGATTTGAAGGATGCAACAGTTGCAATTGGTGGACAAACTGCACAAACAGCTGATATCAATAAGACGGCAAGTTCAGACTTTACCCGAACAGCCGCGATTATGATCATCGGAATTTTGATTGCGTTGGTATTTGTAACTCGTTCAATCTTGATGCCATTCTACATTATCGGAACGTTGCTTTTGGCCTACTTCAGTTCATTGGGAATTACCAAGGCATTTAGTAATATTGTCTTAGGACAACCAATGCTAACTTGGAATACACCATTCTTCGGCTTCATTATGATTATTGCCTTAGGTGTGGATTATAGTATTTTCTTGATGATGAGGTATCGTGATTTCAATAAGGATCTTAAACCGAGTGCAAGAATTATAGAGGCTTCCGGAGTGATTGGAGCAGTGGTACTTTCTGCGATGATTATCCTGAGTGGAACGTTTGCTTCAATGATTCCTTCTGGAGTGCTTACGTTGATTCAAGTCGCAATGGTCGTTATTATTGGGTTGATTATTTTAATCATTATCATCCCAGTTCTGTTGCCAAGCTTGATTAAATTAACATACGAAGGTATTTCATTTAAGAAAAAAGATAAAAAGAATAATAAGCATTAA